From a single Bradyrhizobium sediminis genomic region:
- a CDS encoding ABC transporter ATP-binding protein — MKNLVLDIDNLVVGLGNKPGHQRVLDGVSLQVREAETLCLVGESGSGKSVTSLTVMGLLQKGSLVASGGSIKLVGEELLSASDRRLRQLRATTMAMIFQEPMTALNPVVPVGRQIDEVLRAHTDLDARARRKRILDMMEQVRLPEVERIFASYPHRLSGGQRQRIMIAMALVLEPKLLIADEPTTALDVTTQKQILTLIRDLQRDHGTAVLFITHDMGVVAEIADRVAVMRQGRLVETGALDAILRTPTMEYTRNLLSAVPSLIPRAARPESTEPVVLEANELGKVYRERSFFGGVREVAAAKDVTLTLRKGRTLGIVGESGSGKSTVARCIVRLIDPTSGGIRLAGREISDLSRRLLQPHRKRIQIIFQDPYRSLNPRITVGETIAEGPINYGMPRAEALAKARELLELVDLPADAISRYPHQFSGGQRQRIAIARALALDPDVLVADEAVSALDVSVQAQVLELLDEIQTRLGIALLFITHDLRVAAQICDDVAVMQHGRIVEQGPAAEVLTHPQQAYTRALLDAAPGRGWDFANFRPVAAVGLGASS, encoded by the coding sequence ATGAAAAACCTCGTCCTCGACATCGACAATCTCGTGGTCGGCCTCGGCAACAAGCCGGGCCATCAGCGGGTGCTCGACGGCGTCTCGCTGCAGGTCCGCGAAGCCGAGACGCTGTGCCTGGTCGGCGAAAGTGGCTCCGGCAAGTCCGTCACCTCGCTGACGGTGATGGGCCTGTTGCAGAAAGGCTCGCTGGTGGCATCCGGCGGCAGCATCAAGCTGGTCGGCGAGGAACTGCTGAGCGCCAGTGACCGCCGCCTGCGCCAGTTGCGCGCCACCACCATGGCGATGATCTTCCAGGAGCCGATGACCGCGCTCAATCCGGTGGTGCCGGTCGGCCGCCAGATCGACGAGGTGCTGCGCGCCCATACCGATCTCGACGCCCGCGCGCGCAGGAAGCGCATCCTCGACATGATGGAGCAGGTCCGGCTGCCCGAGGTCGAGCGCATCTTCGCCTCCTACCCGCACCGGCTGTCCGGCGGCCAGCGCCAGCGCATCATGATCGCGATGGCCTTGGTGCTGGAACCGAAACTGCTGATCGCGGACGAGCCGACCACCGCACTCGACGTCACCACGCAAAAACAGATCCTCACTTTGATCCGCGACCTGCAACGGGATCACGGCACCGCCGTTCTCTTCATCACCCACGACATGGGCGTGGTCGCCGAGATCGCCGACCGAGTCGCCGTCATGCGTCAGGGCCGGCTGGTCGAGACCGGCGCGCTCGACGCCATCCTGCGCACGCCGACAATGGAATACACCCGCAACCTGCTGTCGGCGGTGCCGAGCCTGATTCCGCGCGCGGCGCGTCCGGAATCGACGGAGCCGGTGGTGCTGGAGGCCAACGAACTCGGCAAGGTCTACCGCGAACGCTCGTTCTTCGGCGGCGTCCGCGAAGTGGCGGCGGCCAAGGACGTCACGCTCACGCTGCGCAAGGGCCGCACGCTCGGCATCGTCGGCGAAAGCGGTTCCGGCAAATCGACGGTGGCGCGCTGCATCGTCCGGCTGATCGATCCGACCTCCGGCGGCATCCGCCTCGCCGGCCGCGAAATCTCCGACCTGTCGCGGCGGCTGCTGCAACCGCACCGGAAACGCATCCAGATTATTTTCCAGGACCCCTATCGCTCGCTCAATCCGCGCATCACCGTCGGCGAGACCATCGCCGAGGGCCCGATCAATTACGGCATGCCGCGCGCGGAAGCGCTGGCCAAGGCGCGCGAGCTGCTGGAGCTGGTCGACCTGCCGGCGGACGCGATCTCGCGCTATCCGCACCAGTTCTCCGGCGGCCAGCGCCAGCGCATCGCGATTGCACGCGCCCTGGCGCTCGACCCCGACGTGCTGGTGGCGGACGAGGCGGTGTCGGCGCTCGACGTCTCGGTGCAGGCGCAGGTCCTGGAACTGCTCGACGAAATCCAGACCCGCCTCGGCATCGCGCTGTTGTTCATCACCCACGATCTGCGGGTGGCGGCGCAGATCTGCGACGACGTCGCCGTGATGCAGCACGGCCGCATCGTCGAACAGGGCCCGGCGGCCGAGGTGCTGACCCATCCGCAACAGGCCTATACCCGCGCGCTGCTCGATGCCGCCCCTGGACGGGGATGGGATTTTGCGAATTTCCGGCCGGTGGCGGCCGTTGGCCTGGGAGCCTCATCCTGA
- a CDS encoding FAD-dependent monooxygenase — MAASRTIVVAGAGIGGLTASLALAARGFRVVVLEKAERLEEVGAGLQLSPNASRVLVGLGLQPRLAGRAVIPDAVSIMSARAGGEISRLPLGEAATYRAGAPYWVVHRADLQGALAAQVADNPDIELRLGCQFEDAAPHAKGLTVVQRSGNTRHQELATALIGADGIWSTVRHHLFPDAQPQFSGLIAWRGTLDATQLPREYTSRRVQLWMGPNAHLVVYPISGARQINVVAVVPGTWNRPGWSTAGENAEIKNAFASYKWPGPARMMLNAVDDWRKWALFAVPEGVEWSKGPIALLGDAVHAMLPFAAQGAGMAIEDAAVLAKCLGDSDAAAGIAAALKRYGRLRRARVSRVQRTARHNGAIYHLSGPAALARDWSIRAMGPQRMLARQDWIYDWRA, encoded by the coding sequence GAGAAGGCCGAGCGGCTCGAGGAAGTCGGAGCCGGCCTGCAGCTCTCCCCGAATGCCAGCCGCGTACTGGTCGGACTCGGACTGCAGCCGCGGCTTGCCGGGCGCGCGGTCATCCCCGATGCCGTCAGCATCATGAGCGCGCGCGCCGGCGGCGAAATCAGCCGCCTGCCGCTCGGCGAGGCCGCCACCTATCGCGCCGGCGCCCCCTATTGGGTGGTGCATCGCGCCGACCTGCAGGGCGCGCTGGCGGCGCAGGTGGCCGACAATCCCGATATCGAGCTCAGGCTCGGCTGCCAGTTCGAGGACGCCGCCCCCCACGCCAAGGGACTGACGGTGGTGCAGCGGAGCGGCAACACGCGCCATCAGGAACTGGCGACGGCGCTGATCGGCGCCGACGGCATCTGGTCTACGGTGCGGCATCATCTGTTTCCGGACGCGCAGCCGCAATTCTCCGGCCTGATCGCCTGGCGCGGAACGCTCGACGCCACGCAGCTGCCGCGCGAATACACTTCGCGCCGGGTACAGCTCTGGATGGGGCCGAACGCACATCTCGTCGTCTATCCGATTTCGGGCGCTCGCCAGATCAACGTCGTCGCCGTGGTGCCCGGCACCTGGAACCGGCCGGGCTGGAGTACGGCCGGCGAGAACGCCGAAATCAAGAACGCGTTCGCCTCGTACAAATGGCCGGGGCCGGCGCGGATGATGCTCAACGCCGTCGACGACTGGCGCAAATGGGCGCTGTTCGCGGTGCCCGAAGGCGTCGAATGGAGCAAGGGCCCGATCGCGCTGCTCGGCGACGCCGTCCACGCCATGCTGCCGTTTGCCGCGCAGGGCGCCGGCATGGCGATCGAGGATGCCGCGGTGCTGGCCAAGTGCCTCGGCGACAGCGACGCCGCCGCCGGCATTGCGGCGGCGCTGAAGCGTTACGGCCGGCTGCGCCGCGCCCGCGTCAGCCGCGTGCAGCGTACCGCCCGGCACAACGGCGCGATCTATCATCTGAGCGGTCCGGCGGCATTGGCGCGCGACTGGTCCATCCGCGCGATGGGACCGCAGCGCATGCTGGCGCGGCAGGACTGGATCTACGACTGGCGGGCGTGA
- a CDS encoding DUF1488 domain-containing protein, protein MIGADHVIDFPNHSRSYDHTRRAVRFWGHDSAAEASFYIDEEALRRIEPDARLDEWGFLEAFDSNRDLICAAAAKVYVRGSRGSYDLVAANF, encoded by the coding sequence GTGATCGGGGCCGATCACGTGATTGATTTTCCAAATCATAGTCGTTCATACGACCATACACGGCGCGCCGTGCGATTTTGGGGGCATGACAGCGCCGCAGAGGCGTCATTCTACATTGACGAAGAGGCACTGAGACGAATTGAACCAGACGCTCGTCTCGATGAGTGGGGCTTTCTGGAAGCGTTCGATTCGAACCGCGATTTGATATGCGCCGCCGCGGCCAAGGTTTATGTCCGCGGAAGCAGAGGTTCTTATGATCTGGTTGCCGCTAATTTTTGA
- a CDS encoding ABC transporter substrate-binding protein: MFHIPRWKPTAIASSVALSVLALSAVATSQAIAAGKTITAVMHSDLRVLDPGLTTAYITRDHGYMVYDTLVATDANFKIQPQMADWKVSDDKLTYTFTLRDGLKWHDGAPVTAEDCVASLKRWGKNDGMGQKLMDFTASIEAPDAKTIVLKLKEPYGLVLESLGKPSSLVPFMMPKRLAETPAGKAIAEQVGSGPFKFVQAEFQPGVKAIYVKNADYVPRKEPASWTAGGKVVKVDRVEWVTMPDAQTAVNALQSGDIDFMENPSFDLLPVLEANKDIKIEILNKFGFQTLGRMNFTLPPFDNVKVRRAAFLAMSQKPVLDALVGNPKYYKICGAIFICDTPLATDVGSESLVKGNGMAEAKKLLAESGYDGTPIVVMAPGDVVTLKAQPIVAAQLLREAGFKVDVQATDWQTVVTRRASQKPVKEGGWNMFFTNWVGADVANPVVNVSIGGRGTKGGWFGWAEDAKVEQLRDAFARAGSPEEQKKIAADLQKHAYEQAIYIPLGQYFAPSAWSKSLSGVLDGPATPVFWNIEKK; this comes from the coding sequence ATGTTCCACATCCCGCGCTGGAAACCTACCGCGATAGCTTCAAGTGTCGCGCTGTCGGTCCTCGCTCTATCGGCGGTCGCGACATCGCAGGCGATCGCCGCCGGCAAGACCATCACCGCGGTGATGCATTCCGATTTGCGCGTGCTCGATCCCGGGCTCACCACCGCCTACATCACCCGCGATCACGGCTACATGGTCTACGACACGCTGGTGGCGACCGATGCCAACTTCAAGATCCAGCCGCAGATGGCGGATTGGAAAGTCTCCGACGACAAGCTCACCTACACCTTCACGCTGCGCGACGGCCTGAAGTGGCATGACGGCGCGCCGGTCACCGCCGAAGACTGCGTGGCCTCGCTGAAGCGCTGGGGCAAGAACGACGGCATGGGCCAGAAGCTGATGGACTTCACCGCCAGCATCGAGGCGCCGGACGCCAAGACCATCGTGCTGAAGCTGAAGGAGCCCTACGGCCTGGTGCTGGAGTCGCTCGGCAAGCCGTCGTCGCTGGTGCCGTTCATGATGCCGAAGCGGCTGGCGGAAACGCCGGCCGGCAAGGCGATCGCCGAGCAGGTCGGTTCCGGCCCATTCAAGTTCGTGCAGGCCGAATTCCAGCCCGGCGTGAAGGCGATCTATGTCAAGAACGCCGACTACGTGCCGCGCAAGGAGCCGGCGAGCTGGACCGCCGGCGGCAAGGTGGTCAAGGTCGACCGCGTCGAATGGGTGACGATGCCCGACGCGCAGACCGCGGTGAACGCACTGCAGTCCGGCGACATCGATTTCATGGAAAACCCCTCCTTCGACCTGTTGCCGGTGCTGGAGGCCAACAAGGACATCAAGATCGAAATCCTGAACAAGTTCGGCTTCCAGACGCTGGGGCGGATGAACTTCACTCTTCCGCCGTTCGACAACGTCAAGGTACGCCGCGCCGCGTTCCTGGCCATGAGCCAGAAGCCGGTGCTCGACGCGCTGGTCGGCAATCCCAAGTATTACAAGATCTGCGGTGCGATCTTCATCTGCGACACGCCGCTTGCTACCGACGTCGGCTCGGAGTCGCTGGTGAAGGGTAACGGCATGGCGGAAGCCAAGAAGCTGCTCGCCGAGTCCGGCTATGACGGCACGCCGATCGTGGTGATGGCGCCGGGCGACGTCGTCACGCTGAAGGCCCAGCCGATCGTGGCGGCGCAATTGCTGCGCGAGGCCGGCTTCAAGGTCGACGTGCAGGCCACCGACTGGCAGACCGTGGTGACCCGCCGCGCCAGCCAGAAACCGGTCAAGGAGGGGGGCTGGAACATGTTCTTCACCAACTGGGTCGGCGCCGACGTGGCCAACCCCGTCGTCAACGTATCGATCGGCGGCCGCGGCACCAAGGGCGGCTGGTTCGGCTGGGCGGAAGACGCCAAGGTCGAGCAGCTGCGCGATGCCTTTGCTCGTGCGGGCTCGCCCGAAGAACAGAAGAAGATTGCTGCCGACCTGCAGAAGCATGCCTATGAGCAGGCGATCTACATCCCGCTCGGGCAGTATTTCGCCCCCAGCGCCTGGAGCAAATCGCTCTCCGGCGTGCTCGACGGCCCGGCGACGCCGGTGTTCTGGAATATCGAGAAGAAGTAG
- a CDS encoding Hsp20/alpha crystallin family protein yields the protein MSLPRLWTSGQELASDPFRAIRREMENALRAFDQSSPSPSIGAGAPAINVAETNDAFEVTAELPGVDEKDINISLDDNQLVISGEKKAESTKEEKDWHIEERSYGSFYRSMSLPFEPEDGAVEAHFDKGVLHITIKKPAKAVKSTKTINIKTGAPPSTTPVSNKAAAPNKAA from the coding sequence ATGAGCCTCCCGAGATTGTGGACCAGTGGCCAAGAGCTTGCATCCGACCCTTTCAGGGCCATTCGGCGCGAAATGGAAAACGCATTGCGTGCATTCGATCAGAGTTCGCCTTCTCCCAGCATTGGGGCGGGCGCGCCGGCAATCAATGTTGCGGAGACAAATGACGCCTTCGAAGTGACAGCCGAACTTCCCGGTGTGGACGAGAAAGATATCAATATCAGCCTGGACGACAACCAGCTGGTCATCTCCGGTGAGAAAAAAGCGGAGAGTACGAAAGAAGAAAAGGATTGGCATATCGAGGAGCGGAGTTACGGCTCCTTCTATCGATCGATGTCCCTGCCCTTCGAGCCGGAAGACGGGGCCGTCGAAGCTCATTTCGACAAGGGTGTGCTACATATCACCATCAAGAAGCCCGCCAAGGCGGTGAAATCCACCAAGACAATCAATATCAAGACAGGCGCTCCACCGAGCACGACCCCTGTATCGAACAAGGCCGCTGCACCGAACAAGGCCGCATAG
- a CDS encoding ABC transporter permease, with amino-acid sequence MAIETVPEPSIPITTPFRPGLGFLTATPIIAAATVCLSLVILSAIFAPLLSPHDPLLLAPAQRLKPASAQFLLGTDAYGRDVLSRILYGGRISLLIGLGAAVFSIGIGLLIGLVSGFFKWVDAVMMRVMDGLMAIPSILLAIAVVSLSGASLTTVLIAITIPEIPRVARLVRSVVLSAREEPYVEAAISVGSSLPKIMWRHLMPNTVAPLIVQGTYVCASAILTEAILSFLGAGISPETPTWGNIMAEGRAYFQIKPSLIFWPGLLLSIAILSVNLIGDAARDALDPRMKQREGGK; translated from the coding sequence ATGGCCATCGAAACCGTTCCAGAGCCGTCGATCCCGATCACCACGCCGTTCCGGCCGGGGCTCGGATTTCTGACGGCAACCCCGATCATCGCCGCGGCGACGGTCTGCCTGTCGCTGGTGATCCTGTCGGCGATCTTCGCGCCGCTGCTTTCGCCGCACGACCCCCTGCTGCTGGCGCCGGCGCAGCGCCTGAAGCCGGCCAGCGCGCAGTTCCTGCTCGGCACCGACGCCTATGGCCGCGACGTGCTGTCGCGCATTCTCTATGGCGGCCGGATTTCGCTGTTGATCGGGCTCGGCGCCGCCGTGTTCTCGATCGGCATTGGACTCTTGATCGGCCTCGTCTCCGGCTTCTTCAAATGGGTCGACGCCGTCATGATGCGGGTGATGGACGGCCTGATGGCGATCCCGAGCATTTTGCTGGCGATTGCCGTGGTGTCGCTGTCGGGTGCCAGCCTGACCACAGTGCTGATCGCGATCACCATTCCGGAAATCCCGCGGGTGGCACGGCTGGTGCGCTCGGTGGTGCTGTCCGCGCGCGAGGAGCCCTATGTCGAAGCCGCGATCTCGGTCGGGTCCAGCCTGCCCAAGATCATGTGGCGGCACCTGATGCCGAACACGGTGGCGCCCCTGATCGTGCAAGGCACTTACGTCTGCGCGTCCGCCATTCTCACCGAGGCGATCCTGTCGTTCCTCGGCGCCGGCATCAGCCCGGAGACGCCGACCTGGGGCAATATCATGGCCGAGGGCCGCGCCTATTTTCAGATCAAGCCGTCGCTGATCTTCTGGCCGGGCCTGTTGCTGTCGATCGCGATTCTCAGCGTCAATTTGATCGGCGACGCCGCGCGCGACGCGCTCGATCCCCGCATGAAGCAGCGGGAGGGCGGCAAGTGA
- a CDS encoding M20/M25/M40 family metallo-hydrolase — MNPANLPFDSEAMLAGLRGWVECESPTFDAPAVERMLDIAARDMAIMGASIERIAGRQGFGGCVRARFPHPKAGEPGILIAGHLDTVHPIGTLEKLKWRREGNKCYGPGIFDMKGGNYLTLEAIRQLARASFTTPLPITVLFTPDEEVGTPSTRDIIEAEAARNKYVLVPEPGRPDNGVVTGRYAIARFNLEAIGKPSHAGATLSSGRSAIREMARQILAIDAMTTADCTFSVGIVHGGQWVNCVATTATGEALSMAKRQADLDHGVERMLALSGSANDVTFKVTRGVTRPVWEPDAGTMALYEKARGVANQMGVELPHGSAGGGSDGNFTGAMGIPTLDGLGVRGADAHTLNEHIEVDSLAERGRLMAGLLATLE; from the coding sequence ATGAACCCCGCCAACCTTCCCTTCGATTCCGAGGCCATGCTGGCTGGACTACGCGGCTGGGTGGAATGCGAAAGTCCGACTTTCGACGCGCCCGCGGTCGAGCGCATGCTCGATATCGCCGCGCGCGACATGGCGATCATGGGCGCCTCGATCGAGCGTATCGCCGGCCGCCAGGGCTTCGGCGGCTGCGTTCGCGCGCGCTTTCCGCATCCGAAAGCGGGCGAGCCCGGCATCCTGATCGCGGGCCATCTCGATACCGTGCATCCGATCGGCACGCTGGAAAAGCTGAAGTGGCGGCGCGAGGGCAACAAATGTTACGGCCCCGGCATCTTCGACATGAAGGGCGGCAATTACCTCACCCTGGAAGCGATCCGGCAGCTGGCGCGCGCATCCTTCACGACGCCGCTGCCGATCACCGTGCTGTTCACCCCGGACGAGGAAGTCGGCACGCCGTCGACCCGCGACATCATCGAGGCCGAGGCCGCGCGTAACAAATATGTGCTGGTGCCGGAGCCTGGCCGCCCGGACAATGGCGTCGTCACCGGGCGCTACGCGATCGCGCGGTTCAATCTGGAAGCCATCGGCAAGCCGAGCCATGCCGGCGCCACGCTGTCCTCGGGGCGTTCCGCGATTCGCGAAATGGCGCGGCAGATCCTCGCCATCGACGCCATGACGACGGCGGACTGCACCTTCTCGGTCGGCATCGTGCATGGCGGCCAATGGGTCAACTGTGTCGCCACCACCGCCACCGGCGAGGCGCTGAGCATGGCCAAGCGGCAGGCCGATCTCGACCACGGCGTGGAGCGGATGCTGGCGCTGTCCGGTTCCGCCAACGACGTCACCTTTAAAGTCACGCGCGGCGTGACCCGGCCGGTGTGGGAGCCCGACGCCGGCACCATGGCGCTGTATGAAAAGGCGCGCGGCGTCGCCAACCAGATGGGCGTCGAACTGCCGCATGGCAGCGCCGGCGGCGGCTCCGACGGCAATTTCACCGGCGCGATGGGCATCCCGACGCTCGACGGCCTCGGCGTCCGCGGCGCCGACGCGCATACGCTGAACGAACACATCGAGGTCGACAGCCTCGCCGAGCGCGGCCGCCTGATGGCGGGCCTGCTGGCGACGCTGGAGTGA
- a CDS encoding M81 family metallopeptidase, with product MTRIAVGGFLHETNTFAPTKATYADFVHGGGWPSMAHGGDILTTMRNINVGLAGFISAAQARGWEIAPTIACAASPSAHVTEDAYERIVKALVDGIKAAGQLDAVYLDLHGAMVSEHLDDGEGEILRRVRAVIGNDLPLVVSLDLHANVTPEMVEHADALIAYRTYPHVDMADTGRAAAEHLALLLDSGHKYAKAFRQLPFLIPISWQCTNDQPTKGIYQKLAAMQSDAVPTLSFAPGFPAADFAHCGPSVFAYGRTQEDADTAADQLAALVEGHEDDFDGRIFTPDEGVLHAMELATRATKPVIIADTQDNPGAGGDSDTTGMLRALVRNKATKAAIGVIYDPESALAAHVAGVGAVVTLALGGKSGIPGDEPYQETFVVEELSDGKFVAPGPYYGGRDMDMGPSACLRIGDVRVVVGSYKAQLADQSMYRYVGIEPTEQSILVNKSSVHFRADFEPIAEKLLICAAPGAMPADTAALPWTRLRPGVRVRPNGPAFAPETESRSTSSATG from the coding sequence ATGACCCGTATCGCCGTTGGCGGCTTCCTGCACGAAACCAATACCTTTGCGCCGACCAAGGCGACCTATGCCGATTTCGTGCATGGCGGCGGCTGGCCGTCGATGGCGCATGGCGGCGATATTCTGACGACCATGCGCAACATCAATGTCGGGCTGGCCGGTTTCATCAGCGCAGCGCAAGCCCGCGGCTGGGAGATAGCGCCGACCATCGCCTGCGCCGCCAGCCCCTCGGCCCATGTCACCGAGGACGCCTATGAGCGCATCGTCAAGGCGTTGGTCGACGGCATCAAAGCCGCAGGTCAGCTGGATGCGGTTTATCTCGACCTGCACGGCGCCATGGTGTCGGAGCATCTCGACGACGGTGAAGGCGAAATTCTCCGGCGCGTGCGCGCGGTGATCGGCAACGACCTGCCGCTGGTGGTCAGCCTCGACCTGCACGCCAATGTGACGCCAGAAATGGTGGAACATGCCGATGCGCTGATCGCCTACCGCACCTATCCCCATGTCGACATGGCCGACACCGGCCGCGCCGCCGCCGAGCATCTGGCGCTGTTGCTCGACAGCGGACACAAATACGCAAAGGCGTTCCGGCAACTGCCGTTCCTGATTCCGATCAGCTGGCAGTGCACCAACGACCAGCCGACCAAAGGCATCTACCAGAAGCTGGCGGCGATGCAGAGCGACGCGGTGCCGACGCTGTCCTTTGCGCCGGGTTTCCCGGCGGCGGATTTTGCCCATTGCGGGCCGAGCGTGTTCGCCTATGGCCGGACGCAGGAAGATGCCGATACGGCGGCCGACCAGCTCGCCGCGCTGGTCGAGGGCCACGAAGACGATTTTGACGGCCGCATCTTCACGCCCGACGAGGGCGTGCTGCACGCCATGGAACTGGCGACGCGCGCGACGAAGCCGGTCATCATCGCCGACACCCAGGACAATCCCGGCGCCGGCGGCGATTCCGACACCACGGGCATGCTGCGCGCGCTGGTCCGCAACAAGGCGACCAAAGCCGCGATCGGCGTGATCTACGATCCGGAGTCGGCGTTGGCCGCGCATGTTGCCGGCGTTGGCGCCGTCGTCACGCTGGCGCTAGGCGGCAAGTCGGGCATCCCGGGCGATGAACCGTATCAAGAAACCTTCGTCGTCGAGGAATTATCCGATGGAAAATTCGTCGCGCCGGGTCCGTATTACGGCGGCCGCGACATGGACATGGGACCGTCGGCTTGCCTTCGGATCGGCGATGTCAGGGTGGTCGTGGGCTCCTACAAGGCGCAGCTCGCGGACCAATCGATGTACCGCTATGTCGGCATCGAGCCGACCGAGCAGTCCATCCTCGTCAACAAGAGCTCGGTGCATTTCCGCGCCGATTTCGAGCCGATCGCCGAAAAACTCCTGATCTGCGCCGCGCCCGGCGCGATGCCGGCCGATACCGCCGCGCTGCCCTGGACGCGGCTGCGCCCGGGCGTGCGCGTCAGGCCGAACGGTCCCGCCTTCGCTCCCGAAACCGAATCACGTTCAACGTCTTCTGCAACCGGATAA
- a CDS encoding ABC transporter permease — translation MLGYLLRRVLAAVPVMGVVALFVFLLLRLTPGDPAAILAGDNATPEQLERIRISLGLHEPLYTQFFTWVGKLLHGDLGVSLISNVPVLKMISQRVEPSISIALSTIILAIVVAVPLGVIAAWKHGTWIDRFVMGLSVLGFSVPVFVIGYVLIQVFAIELRWLPVQGFKSITAGFGPFFERIILPTCTLSFIYVALIARMTRAAMLDVLGEDYVRTARAKGINETGVLLRHALRNAAVPVITVIGTGFALLISGVVVTESVFNLPGIGRLTVDAVLARDYPVIQAMILLTSLIYVTVNLLIDVAYTLLDPRIRY, via the coding sequence ATGCTCGGATATCTGCTTCGCCGCGTGCTGGCCGCCGTTCCCGTGATGGGCGTGGTGGCGCTGTTCGTGTTTCTCCTGCTGCGGCTGACGCCGGGCGATCCCGCCGCGATTCTCGCCGGCGACAATGCAACCCCCGAGCAGCTCGAGCGCATCCGCATCTCGCTCGGCCTGCACGAGCCGCTCTACACCCAGTTCTTCACCTGGGTCGGCAAGCTTCTGCACGGCGACCTCGGCGTCTCCCTGATCTCCAACGTGCCGGTGCTGAAGATGATCAGCCAGCGGGTCGAGCCGTCGATCTCGATCGCGCTGTCGACCATCATCCTCGCCATCGTGGTGGCGGTGCCGCTCGGCGTCATCGCGGCCTGGAAACACGGCACCTGGATCGACCGCTTCGTGATGGGACTGTCGGTGCTCGGCTTCTCGGTGCCGGTGTTCGTGATCGGCTATGTGCTGATCCAGGTCTTTGCGATCGAACTGCGCTGGCTGCCGGTGCAGGGATTCAAGAGCATCACCGCGGGCTTCGGCCCGTTCTTCGAACGCATCATCCTGCCGACCTGCACGCTGTCCTTCATCTATGTCGCGCTGATCGCGCGCATGACGAGGGCTGCGATGCTCGACGTGCTCGGCGAGGATTATGTGCGCACCGCCCGCGCCAAGGGCATCAATGAGACCGGGGTGCTGCTGCGCCACGCGCTGCGCAACGCCGCGGTGCCCGTCATCACCGTGATCGGCACCGGATTCGCGCTTCTGATCTCCGGCGTGGTGGTCACCGAGAGCGTGTTCAACCTGCCCGGCATCGGTCGGCTCACCGTCGATGCCGTGCTGGCGCGCGACTATCCCGTCATTCAGGCGATGATCCTGTTGACCTCGCTGATCTACGTCACGGTCAATCTGCTGATCGACGTCGCCTATACCCTGCTCGACCCGAGGATCCGGTACTGA
- a CDS encoding twin-arginine translocation pathway signal, with protein MIVSLKHSRPPLRLVAAMALFASAIGLGGCAGMSDSMSTAFADPAKYDLYECKQLEAERKSLASRQASLQALMAKAETGAGGAVVAEIAYRNDYIAVRGQAQFAEEAWQRNRCVAGAPAAVTAPVPPVVAPAPNRAAKR; from the coding sequence ATGATCGTTTCGCTCAAGCATTCCCGGCCTCCGCTGCGCCTCGTCGCGGCGATGGCGCTATTCGCCTCCGCCATCGGGCTCGGCGGCTGCGCCGGCATGAGCGACAGCATGAGCACGGCGTTTGCCGATCCCGCCAAATACGATCTCTACGAGTGCAAGCAGCTCGAGGCCGAACGCAAATCGCTCGCCTCGCGCCAGGCCAGCCTCCAGGCCCTGATGGCGAAGGCTGAAACCGGCGCCGGCGGCGCCGTCGTGGCCGAGATCGCCTATCGCAACGACTACATCGCGGTGCGCGGGCAAGCCCAGTTCGCCGAGGAAGCCTGGCAGCGCAACCGCTGCGTCGCCGGCGCGCCGGCCGCCGTGACCGCGCCTGTGCCGCCGGTCGTCGCGCCGGCGCCAAACCGGGCGGCGAAACGCTAA